Proteins encoded together in one Catellatospora citrea window:
- a CDS encoding glycoside hydrolase family 3 protein: MTTTVIAPPAAPPPPPSRRRRGRLLAAGLVLLLAASAAVYWLTRDTDDGGYDPDAPYLDASRPVAERVDDLLGRMTLDEKIGQMTQAERREVTTGDVTTYALGSLLSGGGSVPADNTPQGWADMYDGFQTEALATRLRIPMIYGVDAVHGHNNVSGATIFPHNIGLGATRDPQLVRKIGEAVATEVVATGLDWDFAPCLCVARDTRWGRTYESFGEDPEIASSMTTIVTGLQGEQLGGPNSVLATAKHYVGDGGTLGGKDQGDAQISEEELRKVHLPPFQAAVKAGVGSVMVSFSSFNGEKLHGHRYLLTDVLKGELGFTGFVVSDWNAIDQIDGVRDAFTPAEVSTAINAGIDMVMVPERWREFIGVLRDEVNAGTVPMSRIDDANRRILTKKFELGMFERPLADRSQFDQVGSAAHRELARQAVRRSQVLLKNAGGVLPLKPKTGKVFVAGRNADDIGNQSGGWTLTWQGKSGPITEGTTILQGIKEAVEPGGTVTYSADGSGLNRGYDVAIAVLGETPYAEYEGDRPDGVKLDKVDLDTLATLRKAGVPVVVVLVSGRPVDISAQLPQVQGLVAAWLPGTEGAGVADVLFGAYAPTGKLPMSWPATAAQEPINTGDEKTPLFAYGYGLTY; this comes from the coding sequence CGACGCGTCGCGCCCGGTGGCCGAGCGGGTCGACGACCTGCTGGGCCGGATGACCCTCGACGAGAAGATCGGCCAGATGACGCAGGCCGAGCGGCGCGAGGTGACCACGGGCGACGTCACCACGTACGCCCTGGGCTCGCTGCTGTCCGGTGGCGGTTCGGTGCCCGCGGACAACACCCCGCAGGGCTGGGCCGACATGTACGACGGCTTCCAGACCGAGGCCCTGGCCACCCGGCTGCGCATCCCGATGATCTACGGCGTGGACGCCGTGCACGGGCACAACAACGTGAGCGGAGCGACGATCTTCCCGCACAACATCGGCCTCGGCGCGACCCGTGACCCGCAGCTCGTGCGCAAGATCGGCGAGGCGGTCGCCACCGAGGTCGTCGCGACCGGCCTGGACTGGGACTTCGCCCCGTGCCTGTGCGTAGCCCGCGACACCCGCTGGGGCCGCACCTACGAGTCGTTCGGCGAGGACCCGGAGATCGCCTCCTCGATGACCACGATCGTGACCGGGCTGCAGGGCGAGCAGCTGGGCGGCCCGAACTCGGTGCTGGCCACCGCCAAGCACTATGTCGGCGACGGCGGCACCCTCGGCGGCAAGGACCAGGGCGACGCGCAGATCTCCGAGGAGGAGCTGCGCAAGGTCCACCTGCCGCCGTTCCAGGCGGCCGTCAAGGCGGGCGTCGGCTCGGTCATGGTCTCGTTCAGCTCGTTCAACGGGGAGAAGCTGCACGGCCACCGGTACCTGCTCACCGACGTGCTCAAGGGCGAACTCGGCTTCACCGGCTTCGTGGTCTCCGACTGGAACGCCATCGACCAGATCGACGGGGTGCGGGACGCGTTCACCCCCGCGGAGGTCAGCACCGCGATCAACGCGGGCATCGACATGGTGATGGTGCCCGAGCGCTGGCGCGAGTTCATCGGCGTGCTGCGCGACGAGGTCAACGCGGGCACCGTGCCGATGAGCCGGATCGACGACGCCAACCGGCGCATCCTGACCAAGAAGTTCGAGCTCGGCATGTTCGAGCGCCCGTTGGCCGACCGCTCGCAGTTCGACCAGGTCGGGTCCGCCGCGCACCGGGAACTGGCCCGCCAGGCCGTACGCCGGTCGCAGGTGCTGCTGAAGAACGCCGGCGGCGTGCTGCCCCTGAAGCCGAAGACCGGCAAGGTCTTCGTGGCCGGGCGCAACGCCGACGACATCGGCAACCAGTCCGGCGGCTGGACCCTGACCTGGCAGGGCAAGTCGGGCCCGATCACCGAGGGCACCACCATCCTGCAGGGCATCAAGGAAGCCGTCGAGCCCGGCGGCACGGTCACCTACAGCGCCGACGGCTCCGGGCTGAACCGCGGCTACGACGTGGCGATCGCCGTGCTCGGCGAGACGCCGTATGCCGAGTACGAGGGCGACCGCCCGGACGGGGTCAAACTCGACAAGGTCGACCTGGACACCCTCGCGACCCTGCGCAAGGCGGGCGTGCCGGTGGTGGTGGTGCTGGTCTCCGGGCGTCCGGTCGACATCTCCGCACAGCTGCCGCAGGTGCAGGGGCTGGTGGCCGCGTGGCTGCCCGGCACCGAGGGCGCGGGCGTCGCCGACGTCCTGTTCGGGGCGTACGCGCCGACCGGCAAACTGCCCATGTCCTGGCCCGCGACCGCGGCCCAGGAGCCGATCAACACCGGAGACGAGAAGACACCCCTTTTCGCGTACGGCTACGGCCTGACCTACTGA